The genomic region tgcgtgtgtgtgtgtgtgcgtgtgcgtgcgtgtgtgtatgtgtgtgtgtgtttaaatttgtgtgtgtattggtacaTTCTTGTCCGTTGTACATTTAATGCGCATTATACGTTATCTGCTACACACAAGGACTCGTTATTTCGTTGTAAAACATTGCAATTACTCTTTACTAACAAAATTGGTTGACATATTTTATGGTTATTTGACGTATATAGTTTAACTTGGTAATATCTATTTCCTTTGTTTGACTTTtatttcatctctgtctctgtctctctttctgtctgtctctctctctctctttctctctctctctccctctctccccccccccctctctctctctgttatctacaCCGCTTTATTCATCCACCTTTCACTTCTACATTtattttatcctctcctctctctacgcTCTCCAtacccgtcctctctctctttctctttcttctcttctacgccatacaacccccttctcctccttctcttctacgcCCATAcaaccccctttttctccccctttcgaaACCTCaacaaccccccttctccccctttcgaaGCCTCTCTACAACCcccatctcatcctctctccccccttctcttctacgCCCAtacaaccccctttctccccctttcgaaACCTCTAcaacccccttctttctccccctttcgaaGCCTCTCTGCAACCCTTTCCTCATAACCAAGGAGGCACACCCGTGTCGAGGAACAGCTGTGCCGCGTGCCCTTTCATTTTCCTCGAAGGTGAGAGCGGCGTTCAGCCAATCATAAAAAACGGGAAACCTTTTGAGAGAACGAGAACACCTGTGCCAAGGTCGCTTCGTCTTCGAGGAATTTTCTCGAGACAAGGGCTGAAAAAATTGCAAGGACGagtgtatgtctttttttttttgtcgtttctttttctctcgctttttataattttttgtctatctgtctgtctgtctgtctgtctgtctctctctctctctctctctctctctctctctctctctgtctctctctctctctctctctctctctctctctctctctctctctctctctctctctctctcttatatgtatatatatatatatatatatatatatatatacctatctttctctttctctagatagatagataaataaatgaacgtttagttacaatatatatatatatacattaaaatatatatgtatatatatgtatatttgtgtgtgtgtgtgtgtgtgtgtgcgtttgtaggtgtgggtgtctctgtttgtacataaatacatacatacatctatatatatatatatatatatatatatatatatataaacaaataaataaatatatacatatatatatattatgtatacatacacatatgtaaatatatatatatatatatatatatatatatatatatatatatatatatatatgtgtgtgtgtgtgtgtgtgtgtgtgtgtgtgtgtgtgtgtgtgtgtgtgtgtgtgtgtgtgtgtgtgtatttatatatgtatatatatagatatatatatgcatatgtacatatatatatatatatatatatatatatatatatatattatatttatatatagagatagataaatacacacacacacacacacacacacacacacacacacacacacacacacacacacacacacacacacacacacacacactcacacacacacacacacacacacatacacacatatatatacatatatatatatatatatatatatatatatatatatatatatatatgtatgtatatatatgtatatacatatgaacatatgtaaatatatatgtatatatatatatatatgtatgtataatatatatatgtgtgtgcgtgtatttatatatgtatatatataaatatatatatatacatatgtacatatatatatatatatatatatatatatatatatatatatatatatatatatatatatattatattcatatatagacataggtaaatacacaaacacacacacacacacacacacacacacacacacacacacacacacacacacacacacatacacacacatatatatatacatatatatatatatatatatatatatatatatatatatgtatgtatgtatatatatgtgtatatacatatgaacatatgtaaatatatatgtatatatatatatatgtatgtataatatatatatgaacatatgtaaatatatacatatatatatatatgtatatgtacacacacacacacacacacacacatatatatatataaataaatatatatatatatatatatatatatatatatatatacatacattatatatacattatacatacatatatatatatatacatatatatttacatatgttcatatgtatatacatatatatatacatacatatatatatatatatatatatatatatatatatatatgtatatatatatgtgtgtatgtgtgtgtgtgtgtgtgtgtgtgtgtgtgtgtgtgtgtgtgtgtgtatttatatatgtatatatatagatatatatatacatatgtacatatatatatatatatatatatatatatatatatattatatttatatatagacataggtaaatacacacacacacacacacacacacacacacacacacacacacacacacacacacacacacacacacacatacacacatatatatacatatatatatatatatatatatatatatatatatatgtatgtatatatatatgtatatacatatgaacatatgtaaatatatatgtatatatatatatatatgtatgtataatatatatatgtgtgtgcgtgtatttatatatgtatatatataaatatatatatatagatatgtacatatatatatatatatatatatatatatatatatatatatatatatatgtatatatatatatatatatattatattcatatatagacataggtaaatacacaaacacacacacacacacacacacacacacacacacacacacacacacacacacacacacacacacatacacacacatatatatatatatacatatatatatatatatatatatatatatatatatatatatatatatatgtatgtatgtatatatatatgtgtatatacatatgaacatatgtaaatatatatgtatatatatatgtatgtatagtatatatatgaacatatgtaaatatatacatatatatatatatatatatatatatatatatatatatatatatgtatatgtacacacacacacacacacatatatatatataaataaatatatatatatatatatatatatatatatatatatatatatgtatataggtgtgtgtgtttatatatattgtaacacctGGATTAAGCtattttgaatttcccgccaacATAGGGTGCTGCCCTCTGTTGCGAGGCGGATGAAAGTGAGACATGTGAGCAGCCATTTGTGTTTGTGAAGCTGGCAATGAGCTTTATATAAAACCATTCAATGTGATGGATTATGATAGTGTCAACACCTGGAGAACGCCAGAAACTGTGAGTTAAACCAATAGAATCATGTGGACTAGTGTTTATTTAGGATTTTGTATATCTTTCCCTTGCAAACATGACATAAAAGCAGCAGcgttatagtaacagtaatatctgTGATTTATTATTTACCTTTCAAGGCCTTATGTTAATTTCAAGATTATGAAGGATAATTATTTAAGTGTTAATGATGCTATATGTTTTCATGTTTGTAAGTAGGCATGTTCTGATTCCTTACAGTTGGACCGTTTTGTAGGACGAATAAATGATCAAACACAAGAAAACGAGTACCTTAGTTTCGCGTATTTAATTAACCACCATCAACACTAAGAAAGTTAACCAATAAAGCATAACCataacacagtatatatatatatatatatatatatatatatatatatatatatatatatgtatatgtatatgtatatgtataagtataagtataagtatatcatcatcatcattgaggGCTAACGCTATCGGGGGCggatagccgcatccaccctttgcttccaccttttggggtcccttgtggaaagccgccaggcagggactcggcccatttcgagctcctcatgacaggtttgatcgatctgcccaggccacgacctcctaggtcgtcccataggcctcctccacccagagttGTCTCTTGCAGAGACAAGCTCGTGGACagaatcatcctgtgggaagtgaGCCTGGTGGCCGTAAAGCCAGAGTTGGCGATTCATGAAGAAATGGGATTcttgaagaaatggtaatttggatttgcttagttacaatcgtaaatcgactcattctaatgttAGCCAATAGTTGGTtctggtaaagcaattccaccaatcagccaGCGCCTTACTTAAACTTTTAggctccttcggccaatcacgtaacatgtaaacagaactagacacaacGAGATTTTTAAACTAATAATCACAGCTAAAACAccatttaagcacatgtagaaataaatgatatatatatatatatatatatatatatatatatatatatatatatatatatatatttgattatacccGTTATGTAGGATATATATTTACCGTACAGATAGGAACTAATACAgacactgttatattaatatattgtttaccgcaaaccaaagaaacagtcaaagttttttatttatctatttacttttcatCACTGTTAAACAGAGAACTGGACCAAACAAAATTTTTATTCATCGTCATTTGTCGTCAAAGTAAAaatttcaagcttattcttgcccgtGCTGCCAAAATGCCGACAAACAGAAATTTCTCTATTCGTTTAACGCTGGTAATGCAAGTTTATATAacaaggtagttttttctatagaatttgtaattatgtaagaaaaggattttttaagagttcatttatttatcgaCTCCATGCATACTagtatacataggcctataatttatGGAAAATTTGAGTGGATTTTATatttgctagtttcatgtgaaatgtGCATTTATTCGCCATGTCCGTattatctgtttgccatcatatttgTTACAcctgatataaaaacaaaaactttgcttgaatattgattttttgacgaaataacacgtgatgacatcgtcttcccagaagttactaGTGCTCcaaccactggtaaaatttaccatggttaCTCCGacggcaagttgttagtgaataccaccaaTGTCTGGTTACCGTGGTAACTATGATCACCCGTGATTTTACCATCGtcagtgcgttagtgaatccagcCCTCGCATTGTGCAGGTATCAGGtccttgtgccagtctcacggcgcaaccgttggttggacacgtggtcccgccaacagtaccccatgatccggcgtaaggacctattacagatggcatcaagacgagactccaaggcacaggataatgtcctgGTTTCActgccgtatagcaaaactggcattatcagggccttgaaaacccttaGCTTGGTCcgtctgcacaggtaccggcatctccaaatactcttgtcgagagagttcatgacccctgctgccaggccaatccgtctgctgacttcatggtctgacagcccaaagttatgaactacactaccaaggtatgtaaagctctctgtgacttcaatgtcctcaccgcaagcaagTACCGACtcaacaggttctcctagcatgtccccaaagtcctggatcttggtcttggtccaggagacctctagacccaagggcttcgcttcgctttattactaaatgcatccaaagCTACcattaaggtttccaaagactaggATAGAAtagtaactatacacacacacacacacacacacatttatatatatatatatatatatatatatatatatatatatatatatatatgtatatatatatatatataatatatatgtatatataatacatacatgcatatatatataaatatagatagatcgatagacagatagatagatagatagatagatagagagatagattgacagatacatacatacatatatacacacactcatatatatatatatatatatatatatatatatatatatatatatatatatatatatatatatataaacatataaacagtcACCTTATTCATTGTGCCCCGAGAATGTTTAACGCTTGGATTCAATTTAAGGTTAGTCTTAATCGAGCCTGTCTACCGGAAGGTGATTTAGAGTCGACGAATTATTAGAAACACGGGAGAGGATCAATTTACATGGTAATTCCGCGACCGACAAAAGTTCTTTCTTGGCCAAACTATTGTTAATGGTTCCTTGTCCGTAACAGAACAATTTGATTGGGCATGATCCAAGATCCGGCTGGCGAAGACGGAGTGCAAACAATCGGATTTGCGAGGATATCTTGAACATATCACACGATTCTTTCAGGGATTCGCTCCACCATAGAGAGCAGTGAACGGCCGTAGCAATATTCTTCATGAACGGACGGTGAATCCGCCCAGCCGAGGAAGGACGTTTCAGTAGGCACAAGAAAATAAACTGTATCTTCAACCTTATTAGCCCTTGGCCTTAATCCTTCCGAATCAGTTGCGTTACTTAAATAATCAGTCTACAGTAGGGTCGCAAGAAGAAactatttttgatattgttaaaGAGTTTCCGCCGAGTCTTTGAAACGATCTCCTAAGCTTGGCCTCGTGCTCTGTTACGTCGCTGAAACAACTAACAAAGTCATACACGTAACGAAACAATGTCTCCTATCAGTCTGTCACGTGAGACGTAAGATGAGTCTTGGGAAAGCAACAGGGGAGTTGCAGGAGTGAAGAAGTGAGTAAGGGAGTGAAGAATTgagtaagggagagagcgaggaggcgaGTGAGGAAGTAagtaaggaagaatggaggaagtgaGTCAGGTAGTAAGACATCTTCAGGTTGCTTGCGAAGACTCTGTGGTTTGCTCGGAGGtggtgaaagaaaaaataactaacaCAAGCTGGATTCACCTTTATAGTAGATGGGCAGGGAGAttaacagggaagggaggggcaagggaataTGGTGAGTGACAAGTGTAAATATGCATTGAGAACAGGACCAGAGAAATGAGCTAGATGTGTTGGAATGTCATTCAAACTTGATCTGATCTTGGGAACTGGGATGAAGAATGCGGAGAATAATAATTTCAGTATCATCGACGTAATTACAGTTGTGCACACAAGATTTCCAATATGAGGGAGGGATAGGCAGAccgaaaaaacaagaaatcataGCTATATGATCGAAACCTCAACATATGCACCGACGTGCACgtatgcgataaaaaaaaaaaaaaaaaaaacactcatattttcctcctttcttagagataatatatgtatacgcaaTCAACAGATAGTTTCGCTGACGTCAGCGACGCGTTCGTTTCTGTAAGAAGAGCCACCAAGGTAAATGTTTTGCGTACAGGTGTCTCTTTACGGAAGGGGAGGGCCATGTCCTTCGACTTCTCAAACTCAAGTTCGCTACATATAGTGCCGGCATATCCGAGTCTGGCCCAGAGCACATCCGACACAGTGAGGAGAAGTAGTAATTCGAAATCGTCTGCTGCTGAGGCTATCGATACTAACGACCTACAGCCGCATTTCAGTCGTACAGCATGAAAGCAATCCTTATTCTACTGGTGGTCCTTTTCGCCAGTGTTTACCTGGCACAGGTACAGTAGCGAAATTAAAGGAAAGTCTCGTTTCACAGGCTCATGTCGAAAACATTTCGTAGAGAAATGTGAATCAGAAAACAGTGCTTGACCTTCCGCAGTTTATGATGAAAATTAGTACTGATATACGTAGCTGACGCCTTTGCTGAGAGCAAaagatttttttcagtgtttctTTGCTTGGATTGCTTCATTCACAATgacatttcatttccttttgacACTGATATAACCAGGTGTTTCATGTCTGTCTAGAACACTAACAGATACGATGAACTATAATGATTCCCAAACTGGTGTAGCTTCCTGATATGTTTAAAGGAAATATGCATTTTTCTATATGCTTAGGATTTGAGTAGAAAAGTGGCATTGCATCACACAGACAAAACACCTACCATATGATGAGAGGCGTTCCACTTGCCGTTGCCACATGAGTAACGTTTTGGAGTGAGGACCAACGAGATTAACTGTGCCTTTGTAATGCAGGACGTTGAGAATTACGTCGAAGGATGTGGTGGCGAAGGCAGCTGTGTGGAAGAAGCTGAAGGTATGCTATTGCCATAATTCAGATTTAGATAAGTTAATGGTTAAGAGTGTGAAAGGCGTAATCCACTCCTCGActtcatgtttgtgtttattccctCAGGTGCTGGGGTATCATCACATCGCGCTGCCAGAGAGGACTTGCACGAGTGTGTTAAAACCCCAAAGAAGTGCAGCAAGAGGAACGGCGTATGTATCAACCCTATGAAAACAGAATGCGAAGGAATTACGGACGATTCAGCCTGTAATCACCGTCAGTGCACTTGCTGTATGAAACATGAGTGCAGCCAAACTCCCCAGATTTGCTCGAATGAAAATGGTACATGTATCAACATTATGGACGACTGTGCCGGGGAGACGGACGAAGAGCTCTGCCACAACCAACACTGCAAGTGCTGCAAGAAACACAAATGCAGCGAAACGCCCCCAATCTGCCAGAACCTGAACGGCACCTGCATCAACAGACTAGACCACTGCGCTGGGTCGTCGACGGAGACCCTCTGCCACAACCAACACTGCACTTGCTGTATCAAACATGTCTGCTCGAGGACCCCTCCTGCGTGTGGCAACAAAAACGGCACTTGCATAAACATCATGGACACCTGTGATGGGGAAAGCAACACAACATTATGTTTCAACCGAAACTGCAAGTGCTGTATCCCACAGGAGTGAGTCCTTCATCGCAAGTCATTAAGGCCGTTTTAatgcttcattttctttatctctctcatgaGTAGCTTTCGTGCCAAGAGTAAGCGTACAACAAATAGATACGGATAAGGGACtggatgtgtgtgcacatacatacgtacacactgatatgtatatatgtgtgtgaatatatatatgtatatgcacacacacacacacacacacacacacacacacacacacacacacacacacacacacacacacacacacacacacacacacaaacaaacaaacaaacaaacacacacaaatacacacacacacacacacacacacacacacacacacacacacatatatatatatatatatatatatagagagagagagagagagagagatagagagagagagagagagagagagagagagagagagagatcctatgtacacatgaatatttctgtgtatgtatgtatatatatatatatatatatatatatatatatatatatatatatatatatcatcacacacacacacacacacacacacacacacacacacacacacacacacacacacacacacacacacacacacacacacatatatatatatatatatatatatatatatatatatatatatatatatatatatatatattatatgcaatatctatatttaaatatatttatatgtataaatatatatatatatataatatatatatatgtatgtatatatatataatatatatatatatgtatatataatatatatatgtatatgtaatatatatatgtatatataatatatatatgtatatataatatatatatatgtttatatatatatatatatatatatatatatatatatatatttgcacacacacacacggtctatatagatgtatggatatacatggcGGGTGAAATTCCCAACCAATCCCAAACTGCACTTGCTGAATTCTCGGTCGTCGGCAACATTCAGTCCACATTATCTTCTTGTTTATGTCTTTAAATGATATTGCTGAATAGTTCAAATTTTCTCAGCTTCTCTCtgtatattatttttgtatttgtgttacaTACATAGGCAGCAATTAATAATTTATTGTCTTGTGCCTGCTTCGACCAAGTGTGAGGTCGACTCAAGGCAAATAAATCGGTGTCCTTTTACTATGGTTATTTCATCCTTCCAGATTCAGTAGGGACGGAAAGAGATACGTTATCAAATATTGCGGTCATTAtctagagaaaagagagggagggaaatagaaagaaagagagagagagggagggaaagaaagtgagagatagaggggggagagaaggggaagggagagaaagagaaagagagaatcaaaaatcaaaagcaaaatagatgtagatgtatttcTAACTTATCAATATCACATTTAATGCAACCCAGAGCGTTTGGGGCTTTTGATATTCAAGGTCATTATCTGAATATTTTACTTCACGAAGCAAGTCAATGCAAAGGAGACATGAAATACTTATCAAACATCATACTTCATTCGCTTGCAGGTTCATAGAAGAATTTTGTCCCGCGAACATATCAATTAATTGGATACTGACAGCACTAAAACACTCAAAACGGCAGATTTCAACACACGTACTGATACCAAAAGGGCAAGTATATGTAGTGTTTCAGTGTTTGAGTTGTTACAGCACGTCTGAACTGATTAAATTTACCGCCTGAGCGTCAATCGTCA from Penaeus vannamei isolate JL-2024 chromosome 26, ASM4276789v1, whole genome shotgun sequence harbors:
- the LOC138866571 gene encoding prestalk protein-like — protein: MQDVENYVEGCGGEGSCVEEAEGAGVSSHRAAREDLHECVKTPKKCSKRNGVCINPMKTECEGITDDSACNHRQCTCCMKHECSQTPQICSNENGTCINIMDDCAGETDEELCHNQHCKCCKKHKCSETPPICQNLNGTCINRLDHCAGSSTETLCHNQHCTCCIKHVCSRTPPACGNKNGTCINIMDTCDGESNTTLCFNRNCKCCIPQE